Proteins encoded in a region of the Anaerohalosphaeraceae bacterium genome:
- a CDS encoding PilN domain-containing protein: MTAEKEKIDMPNTSIGLRWSAADNLIQVVRLRRSPQGIEVHDFRTVPLNSSVSESLRHAIPANPGDGALALAVGIDSSCVGFYRLEVPSLPAPQLVAVVRTQAEGYLPLPVSAMRLAWRIDKNLSENRCILAAVKNDLYEHVSKPLPADASVSIAPDLVGLLTAWRTFFHPAPGPQEAVLLKLTPHQVSAVLAEEGRLLGAARIDIDPQAPLELLKTDLIQMLESLTPQIRSRPIFVLDTQVEPFPSLIDDLRQENFQVQPCRPSPEKIKRLARLTPETAVDCPEALGLALLALDGQTIDFDFTIEKTEPAPSLRQQLFSAPVRRTALSILLAVLVVVLGLYWKDKTELRILQRQLSTAEKGQTAQQMLQMMEFRKQVAAARPDLLELLDLLRQTQPEGLLLDQFLFERGKPVELRGVAASYEQAYQFQKNLQQRNEFRQVQLIEPTLDEKTKKVNFRIRFLYRNFSG, translated from the coding sequence TTGACAGCCGAAAAAGAAAAAATCGATATGCCGAACACCTCCATCGGCCTGCGATGGTCCGCAGCTGATAACCTGATTCAGGTCGTACGGCTCCGCCGCAGCCCGCAGGGAATCGAGGTTCACGATTTCCGAACTGTTCCCCTCAACTCTTCCGTCTCCGAGTCCCTCCGCCATGCGATTCCGGCAAATCCCGGCGACGGTGCCCTCGCTCTGGCGGTCGGAATCGACTCGTCCTGTGTCGGATTCTACCGTCTGGAGGTGCCGTCTCTTCCGGCCCCGCAGCTGGTCGCCGTCGTCCGTACGCAGGCGGAAGGGTATCTGCCCCTTCCGGTTTCAGCCATGCGGCTGGCCTGGCGGATTGACAAAAACCTCTCCGAAAACCGCTGTATCCTGGCAGCCGTCAAAAATGACCTGTATGAACACGTTTCCAAACCGCTCCCTGCCGACGCTTCCGTGTCCATCGCTCCAGACCTGGTCGGACTGCTGACCGCCTGGCGGACCTTTTTCCATCCCGCCCCCGGACCGCAGGAAGCCGTCCTGCTCAAGCTCACACCCCATCAGGTCTCCGCCGTTCTTGCCGAAGAAGGCCGTCTTCTCGGCGCAGCCCGCATCGACATTGACCCGCAGGCCCCCCTCGAACTGCTCAAAACCGATCTCATTCAGATGCTCGAGTCTCTCACACCCCAAATCCGCTCCAGACCGATTTTCGTTCTCGATACGCAGGTCGAGCCTTTCCCGTCGCTCATCGATGACCTTCGGCAGGAGAACTTTCAGGTTCAGCCCTGCCGTCCTTCTCCTGAAAAAATAAAACGTCTGGCCCGTCTGACACCGGAAACCGCCGTCGACTGTCCGGAAGCCCTCGGCCTGGCTCTTTTGGCTCTGGACGGACAGACTATCGATTTCGACTTTACCATCGAAAAGACCGAACCGGCTCCTTCGCTTCGACAGCAGCTCTTCTCGGCCCCCGTCCGCCGAACCGCCCTCTCTATCCTGCTGGCCGTCCTCGTTGTAGTCCTCGGTCTTTATTGGAAAGACAAAACGGAGCTGCGCATCCTTCAGCGACAGCTCAGCACGGCGGAAAAAGGCCAAACTGCTCAGCAGATGCTCCAAATGATGGAGTTCCGTAAGCAGGTCGCCGCCGCCCGGCCGGATCTGCTTGAACTGCTGGATTTGCTCCGCCAGACCCAGCCCGAAGGCCTTCTGCTCGATCAGTTTCTTTTCGAACGCGGCAAACCCGTCGAACTGCGGGGAGTGGCCGCCAGCTATGAACAGGCGTATCAATTTCAGAAAAATCTCCAGCAGCGAAATGAGTTTCGGCAGGTTCAGCTTATCGAGCCCACACTCGACGAAAAAACCAAAAAAGTTAACTTCCGTATCCGTTTTCTGTATCGAAACTTCAGCGGATAA
- a CDS encoding type II secretion system protein GspK, with amino-acid sequence MFSKIRTIRKNGSALVIVLWLVMLMTTVAVVTARMTMLESRISQLAVERIRCRWAARAGIETARALLLSDERASDTQLDIWAQNEADLVDVPLYGCRFTAKVIDESSKLNINTVSETALAYLPDMTQEILSSILDWRDTDEEIRTDGAESGYYLTLPNGYYCRNGSFQTVRELLRVKGVTRDIFYGPSSPELAWSENEGWMNYLTCHSAQPNIDSQGNPKIDINQAQRDELTSSLSFSRNEAQWILNNRPFQNLVSLTQSTSTSTAAASSASTTAGTGGSSGTSSGSSAGGSSAGSSSGQTGRQSGQSGQSGQSGQSGSSRQNSSAGSGQTQGSSGRTGSGSSTSGSGGTGSTPGTSSSGSQNQQSSRQSGTGTSGTSSRTGQSSTTAASATSTRTGQQTSATTPSWQSVLANADRIGFSSQTVTAGKVNVNTAGLIVLTALLEGQRDLAENIITYREGRAAGFETLQDLAQVEGMTESVLRQIIDFVDVRSSVFSIQSTAVSDATGQKYTIEVILNRDEQNGRVLYWREQ; translated from the coding sequence GTGTTCAGTAAAATCCGAACAATTCGGAAAAACGGTTCTGCCCTGGTCATCGTTCTGTGGCTGGTGATGCTGATGACTACCGTCGCCGTCGTCACCGCCCGAATGACAATGCTTGAAAGCCGCATCAGCCAGCTGGCGGTTGAACGCATCCGCTGCCGCTGGGCCGCCCGCGCCGGGATCGAAACCGCCCGGGCCCTGCTTCTGTCGGACGAGCGGGCCTCCGATACCCAACTCGATATCTGGGCTCAAAACGAGGCCGACCTCGTCGACGTCCCGCTCTACGGCTGCCGATTCACCGCCAAAGTTATCGATGAATCTTCCAAACTGAACATCAACACCGTCTCCGAAACCGCCCTGGCCTATCTGCCGGATATGACGCAGGAAATCCTCAGCAGCATCCTCGACTGGCGTGATACCGATGAAGAAATCCGCACGGACGGCGCCGAATCCGGATACTATCTGACCCTCCCAAACGGCTACTATTGCCGGAACGGTTCTTTCCAGACTGTCCGGGAACTCCTTCGCGTCAAAGGAGTCACCCGGGATATTTTCTACGGTCCCTCCTCGCCCGAACTGGCCTGGAGTGAAAACGAGGGATGGATGAATTACCTGACCTGCCATTCGGCCCAGCCCAACATCGACAGCCAAGGCAATCCGAAAATCGACATCAACCAGGCCCAGCGGGATGAACTGACCAGCTCGCTGTCCTTCAGCCGCAACGAGGCCCAGTGGATTCTGAACAACCGCCCCTTCCAGAACCTTGTCTCTCTAACGCAAAGCACCTCCACCTCCACCGCCGCGGCGTCTTCGGCTTCCACGACTGCCGGAACAGGAGGCTCTTCCGGTACCTCGTCCGGTTCATCTGCGGGCGGCTCATCCGCCGGCTCTTCTTCGGGACAAACCGGCAGACAATCCGGCCAGTCCGGCCAATCAGGTCAGTCAGGTCAATCCGGCTCTTCCCGGCAAAACAGCTCCGCCGGCTCCGGCCAGACCCAGGGTTCCTCCGGACGCACCGGTTCCGGTTCCTCCACGTCCGGCTCCGGCGGAACCGGTTCAACTCCAGGAACCAGCTCCTCCGGTTCCCAAAACCAGCAATCCTCCCGACAGTCCGGCACCGGCACATCCGGAACCTCTTCACGCACCGGCCAAAGCAGCACAACCGCCGCTTCCGCGACGTCAACCCGCACCGGCCAGCAAACCTCCGCCACAACGCCCTCCTGGCAAAGCGTTCTGGCCAATGCCGACCGCATCGGCTTCAGCAGCCAGACCGTTACCGCCGGCAAAGTCAACGTCAATACCGCCGGACTGATTGTGCTGACCGCCCTGCTGGAGGGGCAGCGGGACCTGGCTGAAAATATCATCACCTATCGCGAAGGACGGGCCGCGGGCTTTGAAACCCTTCAGGACCTGGCACAGGTCGAGGGAATGACCGAATCCGTCCTCCGGCAAATCATCGACTTCGTCGATGTCCGCTCCAGCGTCTTTTCCATTCAAAGCACCGCTGTTTCCGATGCCACCGGACAAAAATATACCATCGAGGTCATCCTCAATCGGGATGAACAAAACGGACGTGTCCTTTATTGGAGAGAACAATAG
- a CDS encoding prepilin-type N-terminal cleavage/methylation domain-containing protein: MKTRGFTLLEVLLAAVLTAFVALVAVAGLRSVSMTRTTIDQASEAADALRYAAEILERDLASVARDSVIFEAIAADPAIGMPPSLRMRIYQTDPARPNSPESDLYEVEYSLLQSEDKTLFVRRICPLVGVEVDREETSGGILTVLSESIIDFQAQYFDGSQWLDYWLTETELPQLVLINLLAADTSQMQNTSQPSSGKAPKVLQRTIWMFFPGQPHLGQNTSTTTATTQTDTAASGETQTGVQ; encoded by the coding sequence ATGAAAACACGCGGCTTTACATTATTGGAAGTACTTTTGGCCGCCGTTTTGACGGCGTTTGTGGCGCTGGTGGCCGTAGCGGGCCTCCGTTCCGTCAGTATGACGCGGACCACCATCGACCAGGCCTCCGAAGCCGCGGATGCCCTGCGATATGCCGCGGAAATCCTCGAACGCGATCTGGCCTCCGTCGCTCGAGACTCAGTCATCTTTGAGGCCATTGCCGCCGACCCCGCTATCGGTATGCCTCCTTCGCTGCGGATGCGGATTTATCAAACCGACCCAGCCCGTCCGAATTCCCCAGAATCCGATTTGTACGAGGTCGAATATTCCCTGCTCCAGTCCGAAGACAAGACCCTCTTTGTCCGTCGGATTTGCCCTCTGGTTGGTGTCGAAGTCGACCGGGAGGAAACCTCCGGCGGCATTCTGACCGTTTTGAGCGAATCCATTATCGACTTTCAGGCCCAGTACTTTGACGGCAGCCAATGGCTGGATTACTGGCTGACCGAAACCGAACTGCCTCAGCTGGTTTTAATCAACCTGCTGGCCGCCGACACCTCCCAAATGCAAAACACATCTCAGCCGTCTTCCGGCAAGGCGCCCAAAGTTTTACAAAGAACGATCTGGATGTTCTTCCCGGGACAGCCCCATCTCGGACAAAACACCTCGACGACGACAGCAACAACTCAAACAGATACCGCCGCTTCAGGAGAAACACAAACCGGTGTTCAGTAA